From Micromonospora rifamycinica, a single genomic window includes:
- a CDS encoding DUF4097 family beta strand repeat-containing protein — protein sequence MAHPRSMVALGATAALILATGCDTLAFRRLDFDTTEPAKIARITVRPGSGDVAVRATGPATGVRVKRVLRYQGEQPDTTYEITGDELVLDTECGPRCSVSYDVTAPPGVRVQGEAGSGEVELSRTGSVDFTLGSGDIRVVDVTGPVRVETGSGNIEVVNVTGPVDLRASSGDVTGTRLGGEVSAETSSGNITLTLAKPASTRAHAGSGDVELTVPTGRYRVKADVGSGDTEIGVTNDPGAPLLLDLATGSGNVTVVQR from the coding sequence GCGACACGCTGGCGTTCCGGCGGCTGGACTTCGACACCACCGAGCCGGCGAAGATCGCCCGGATCACCGTCCGGCCCGGTTCCGGGGACGTGGCGGTCCGCGCCACCGGTCCGGCCACCGGGGTACGCGTCAAGCGGGTGCTGCGCTACCAGGGGGAGCAACCCGACACCACGTACGAGATCACCGGTGACGAGTTGGTGCTGGACACCGAGTGCGGTCCCCGCTGCTCGGTGTCGTACGACGTGACCGCCCCGCCGGGGGTACGGGTGCAGGGCGAGGCGGGCTCCGGTGAGGTGGAGCTCAGCAGGACCGGGTCGGTCGACTTCACCCTCGGTTCGGGCGACATCCGGGTCGTCGACGTCACCGGCCCGGTGCGGGTGGAGACCGGATCGGGCAATATCGAGGTGGTCAACGTCACCGGCCCGGTCGACCTGCGGGCGTCGTCCGGCGACGTCACCGGGACCAGGCTGGGCGGCGAGGTCTCCGCCGAGACCAGCTCCGGCAACATCACCCTCACCCTGGCCAAGCCGGCCTCGACGCGGGCGCACGCGGGCAGCGGGGACGTCGAGCTGACCGTGCCGACCGGCCGGTACCGGGTGAAGGCGGACGTCGGCTCGGGGGACACCGAGATCGGGGTCACCAATGACCCGGGCGCACCGCTGCTGCTGGACCTGGCGACCGGCAGCGGGAACGTGACCGTCGTGCAGCGCTGA
- a CDS encoding acyltransferase family protein, protein MRNRYLDLLRFLAIVRVVVYHVTGLATLTLVFPAMSIMFALAGSLMAASLDRSGGAALRRRLRRLLPSLWVVAMVFVPAMLLTGLVFTPRVLLWLFPVTDPPANYWGGLALSPIWYLRDYLWFVLASPAALWLFRRAPLPTLAAPYLLLVAIEVGILPTTSAVPRDFGLYFGAWLLGFAHHDGMLRRLADRVLVPVAVLLAGAGGAWILSHPGPRGYDLNDIPLGNALWSAAFILVVIGRAPAAAAWVDRNRAFGRLVTFTNRRALTVYLWHMPFVVALTPLVGLVGWSPRDPWGLAIRVVLVFLLVGVVTLLVGWVEDVAAGRRPELVPGGRPDPAPGRRSSRPEPVSPGPAVSPDPVSPGGERATAVPGPRVPGPGAVEAR, encoded by the coding sequence ATGCGTAACCGATATCTGGACCTGCTCCGTTTCCTGGCCATCGTCCGGGTCGTGGTCTACCACGTCACCGGACTGGCCACGCTGACGCTCGTCTTCCCGGCCATGTCGATCATGTTCGCGCTGGCCGGGTCGCTGATGGCGGCGTCGCTGGACCGGTCCGGCGGGGCCGCGCTACGGCGTCGGCTGCGCCGCCTGCTGCCCTCGCTCTGGGTGGTGGCGATGGTCTTCGTGCCGGCCATGCTGCTCACCGGGCTGGTGTTCACCCCCCGGGTGCTGCTGTGGCTGTTCCCGGTCACCGACCCGCCGGCCAACTACTGGGGTGGGCTCGCGCTCAGCCCGATCTGGTACCTGCGGGACTACCTGTGGTTCGTGCTCGCCTCCCCGGCGGCACTGTGGCTCTTCCGCCGCGCGCCGCTGCCCACCCTGGCCGCCCCCTACCTGCTGCTGGTCGCGATCGAGGTGGGCATCCTGCCGACCACCTCGGCGGTGCCGCGCGACTTCGGTCTCTACTTCGGCGCCTGGCTGCTCGGCTTCGCCCACCACGACGGCATGCTGCGCCGGCTGGCCGACCGGGTGCTGGTGCCGGTGGCGGTGCTGCTGGCCGGAGCCGGCGGGGCCTGGATCCTCAGCCACCCCGGACCGCGCGGCTACGACCTCAACGACATCCCGCTGGGCAACGCCCTGTGGTCGGCGGCGTTCATCCTGGTGGTGATCGGTCGTGCCCCGGCCGCCGCCGCCTGGGTGGACCGCAACCGCGCCTTCGGCCGGCTGGTGACGTTCACGAACCGGCGGGCGCTGACCGTCTACCTGTGGCACATGCCCTTCGTGGTGGCACTCACCCCGCTGGTGGGCCTGGTGGGCTGGTCACCCCGCGACCCGTGGGGGCTGGCGATCCGGGTGGTGCTGGTCTTCCTGCTGGTCGGCGTGGTGACCCTGCTGGTCGGCTGGGTGGAGGACGTGGCCGCCGGCCGCCGCCCCGAGCTGGTCCCCGGTGGTCGCCCCGATCCGGCCCCCGGCCGTCGGTCGTCCCGGCCGGAGCCGGTGTCGCCCGGCCCGGCGGTGTCGCCGGACCCGGTGTCGCCCGGTGGCGAGCGGGCCACCGCCGTGCCCGGCCCCCGGGTGCCCGGACCGGGGGCCGTCGAGGCCCGGTGA
- the era gene encoding GTPase Era produces the protein MTGVEQRPYRAGFGCFVGRPNAGKSTLTNAIVGTKIAITSNKPQTTRHVIRAVLHRPESQLVLVDTPGLHRPRTLLGERLNDLVRTTWTEVDVIGLCIPADEPVGRGDRFISGELSELKATVLAVVTKTDLVDKRRLAEQLLAVSELGDFAAVVPVSAVSGHQVDTLVDVMTGHLPPSPQLYPDDMLTDEPEQVLVAELIREAALEGVRDELPHSIAVVVEEMIPEGQLTKIYADLYVERPSQKAIVLGHRASRLKEVGTTARRQIEELLGTRVYLDLHVRVAKEWQRDPKQLRKLGF, from the coding sequence GTGACCGGGGTGGAGCAGCGGCCGTACCGGGCGGGTTTCGGGTGTTTCGTCGGACGGCCGAACGCCGGCAAGTCGACGCTGACCAACGCGATCGTGGGCACCAAGATCGCGATCACCTCGAACAAGCCGCAGACCACCCGGCACGTCATCCGGGCGGTGCTGCACCGGCCGGAGTCGCAGCTGGTGCTGGTCGACACCCCGGGTCTGCACCGGCCGCGCACCCTGCTCGGCGAGCGCCTCAACGACCTGGTCCGCACCACCTGGACGGAGGTCGACGTGATCGGCCTCTGCATTCCGGCGGACGAGCCGGTGGGCCGAGGCGACCGGTTCATCAGCGGCGAGCTGAGCGAGCTGAAGGCCACCGTCCTCGCCGTGGTCACCAAGACCGACCTGGTCGACAAGCGACGGCTGGCCGAGCAGTTGCTGGCGGTCAGCGAGCTGGGTGACTTCGCCGCCGTGGTGCCGGTCAGCGCGGTCTCCGGGCACCAGGTGGACACCCTGGTCGACGTGATGACCGGCCACCTGCCGCCGTCGCCGCAGCTCTACCCGGACGACATGCTCACCGACGAGCCGGAGCAGGTGCTGGTCGCCGAGCTGATCCGGGAGGCGGCGCTGGAGGGGGTCCGCGACGAGCTGCCGCACTCCATCGCCGTGGTGGTGGAGGAGATGATCCCGGAGGGTCAGCTCACCAAGATCTACGCCGACCTCTACGTGGAGCGGCCCAGCCAGAAGGCGATCGTGCTCGGCCACCGGGCCAGCCGGCTCAAGGAGGTCGGCACCACCGCCCGTAGGCAGATCGAGGAGCTGCTCGGCACCCGGGTCTATCTGGATCTGCACGTGCGGGTGGCGAAGGAGTGGCAGCGCGACCCGAAGCAGCTGCGCAAGCTGGGTTTCTGA